CAGTAGAGGCAGTTGTTAACGCACTTGCTGGTAAGATAAAGAGGGGCAAAGAGGACGAGCCTGTTACCATAGATCGCCTTCTTTACCTCTTCGGCGGTGCTGTAGAGTAATTCCGTTAACCCCTTGTCTTTGCACTGAAGCAGGATGGCAGTCTCTTCCGGAGTTAAACCAGTCAAGCACTTTGCTTTTTCTATGATGCTTTCAACTTCTTTATTAGATGCGTTCCGCGTTCTGTGAAGGATGATGTCAATTTCATTCGAAAATAACCTTTCAAATCCCCCTCCTTCGACAAGCTCAGGACAAGCTTTACCCCCCCTTTCTAAAGGGGGGAATGTCTCCCCCTTTGAAAAAAGGGGATTAAGGGGGATTTTTTCATCATCCTTTGTAATCCTGGCGTTCACTTTCACATCATGCTCAGTAGCGCCACCGGTCATTCCTATGTCTGTCGGCGCCCTGCCGAGGGAATACAGGAGTGAGATAGTTTCTGATATCCTGTCCTTGATGTCTTTACCCTTTTCTCCCTTGCCTGGATATATTGAATACAGTTTACGATATCTGTCCGGGGTAAGATTTATCATCATGGAGTTACCGCCTGCCATAAGCGCCCTCTCTGCCCCTTCCCTTCCAAACAGTGTCTCTACTGCAGATGTAACAAGTATATTCCCGTCATGATGGACAAGCCTTGTTACGGCAATGACCTTGAGCATTGTGTCGAGATCTGTTGTCCTGACTGATGCAAGCGGTGTCTGCGGGTGTGCAATGAATGGACCAAAAGAATACATCTCCGTGCCAAAAGACCTGGCGAGAAGTATATCATTCAGGAGATCCTCTTCACTCTGACCTGGAAGTCCTATGAGAGACCCGGTCGAGATTATGTAACCTGTATCCCTGATCGCATTCAGGGTCCTTAGCCTGTCCTCATAATTAAGCGTTGAATGAAGTTTACTGTAGATGTCCCGGTTTGATGTCTCAAATCTTAAAAGGACACCCCTCGCACCTGCCTCATATAACTTCCTGTAGCTCTCCTCATCCCTCTCGCCAATACTTAGAAATACAAGGACTCCATGCTTATCCTTTATGCCCCGTATAATCTCTGACAGCCTCTCAGTGGTATAATAACCATCTTCACCTGACTGGAGCACAAATGCCCGGAATCCTGACTCCTCTGCTGATGACGCCGCTGTATCAATAATCTCATCTGCGGTCATCCTGTATCTCTCTATCCTGTCATTATCCAGCCTTATACCGCAGTATGCGCAGTCGTTCTTACATATATTTGAAAATTCAATTATCCCGTGTACACAGGACGAATTCTTATGAACCTTCTGACGTACCCTGTTGGCACTACTGTAGAGAAGGTTTAGTTCATCCCTATCCCTGCACCTCAATAGAGTAAGCACTTCTCCTCTGGAAAGCTCTGCCCCTTCTTCTCCTTTGGATATTATCCTGCCGATATCTGTATCACACCTGACCAACGGAGAACTCTTTCCTGCAAGAAACTCATCACGATCTTTTAACTTGAAGAATATTTCCTCCCATTCATCAAGAATGCCGTGGGCCTCCTCAGGCTCGAGGGCCTCGACGATAAAACCTCCCTGCGCATAGACATAGTCCCCCACATTGATATTTCCGGCATCAACAAGGGCTGTCTTCTTCTCGCCGAAATATTCTATAAGTGCGGTATTATTGTTGATCTCTAATACTTTTCCAGGAATGGCGTAGCACATGTTGTAAACCTGTTATCCATAAAAGGTATGCACCAACTGAAGGCGTGTTTCTCTGACCCTCTCTGATATTATCTTTGCTACCCTTCTCATGACGAGAAAGCCCATATGATAGTCCTTCTCTATTATGTCCATCAGCTTCCTTCTATCCACAGAAAAAACCGTGGAATCAACAACGCTCCTTGCCGCTGCAGTTGACTTGTATGGTTCCACTATGGCAGACCAGCCAAATGGCTCGGCAAACCTTGAAACTGTAAATACACTGAGGTATTTACCATTACCTACCTTAATGTCAATTGAGACCTTGCCATTTTTTAATATGTAAAGATTATCTGCCGGCGCATCTTCAACAATAATATAATCGCCTGCGTGATAGTTTTCTTCACGGCATATTCCCTGAATCAATTTTATCTCGTCATCTGCAAGATCTGAAAAAAACTCGATCCTTTTTAAGTCATCAAGTGAGATCATGATTTATACCCTCCTGATTCAGGCAGCATCAGGTCTGCCCGACCAACTTGCTCAACTGCCTCTTTAATTAAGTTTACTGCCTGTGGTATCAATCTCCTGCATTCCTGTGACAATCCAATGCCTGGTGCAAGATTGACGGCATTAATGCCTACAATCGAAATCTCAGGGATAGTCATCCCTAATGTCTGCATTAGTCTCACGACAGACGACAATTCCGTCTCATGAAGAGAACAATTGTCTTTGTCCCGTGTCATCCCGAACCTTTGTCCTGAACTTTTTTCTGTATTGTTTCCGGCTCTCTTCGTCTGTGACCCTGAAACAAGTTCAGGGTTACAATGCTGAAGCCTCATGACCGGTACTTCTGAAAACATTCCACCTTCGACCTTTACCGCATCAACCACGATTACCCTCTCGTAACCTGACATCAGGTCTATCAGGCCGACCCCGGGAGTCCCTCCGTCAATCAGGTCAACACATTCCGGTAAATCTGATCTCATCAACTCATTGACAATCTCAATACCTGCCCCGTCATCTCCCATTAGAGGATTGCCCAGTCCAATTATCAGGAGCCTGTCTTCACTCAATGAATTTTACCTCAAGGAAATGTGTAGAGCATGAAATGCATGGGTCATACGCCCTGACGAGCATCTCAAGCCTTTTTTCTATATCACTCTTTGGCATCTCCAGAATTGAAGGGACCATAGCCTCTATGTCCTTTTCTATATTCAGGAGGTTCTGTGCTGTAGGTATTATGCAGTTTGCAGACCTTATGATCCCCTTATCATCAATCCCGTATTCATGATAGAGGGAGCCTCGGGGCGCTTCTACTACACCAAACCCTTTTCCTTCATTCCCGTTGCCGGGGACAGACTTTAAATCTGTTCCCGAAAATGGCGGCGAAAAAGGGGCCGACGACAGATTAGCATCAAGGATATCCAATATCTTGAGGGAATCGTAAATGGAATGAACACATTCAATGACCTGCCCAATGTTATTCATAAAAGGATTCGTACATGGTGGGACAAAACCAAGCCGTTCCGCCGCTTCTTTTGCCTTTTCTGAAATCGAGGCATAATTGTTATTAAGCCTTGCGAGGGCGCCAACCATAATTGAACTGTCTCCTGAGCGCACCTGCTTAGCCGTGGAATAAGTTACAACATTTTCATTTATAAACTCTTTGTACCGCTGGACCTCAAGCTGAGGGTTATCCTTAGCATATAATAGCCCGTCGTAAAGGGCATACTCATCTTCATTCCGGATAGAGCAATATTTTGTAGGCCTGTTGAACTCAGGCATCCTGTGCTCTTCAAAGAACCTCACAGTCTCTTCCATGTCAGGGATCATACCCTCTAATATCCTTCGAACTTCAGCAAGGTCTTTAGATGCAGGTGGTTTTGTAAAGCCGCCGACAACCATTCCTATCGGGTGAATGTGTCTTCCCACAAGGACCTTGCAGATATCATTGGCAGCCTTCTTTAATCGAAGACCACGCTTTATTATATCAGGATGTGATGCTGCAAGCGGTATTACAGAACCTTCACCAAACAGATCAGGGGCTACAAGGAGATATATGTGAAGTATATGGCTCTGCAGGAGTTCCGCATGCAGCAGTATCTTTCTTAAGAGAACAACATTTTCAGAAGGAATAATCCCGAGGGCATCCTCGCAGGCCTTGATCGAAACGGTTGTATGGCTGATAGCACATATCCCGCATATCCTCGATGTAATAGGGGGGGCCTCGAGGATATTACGGCCCAGGAGCATTACTTCAAAGAAGCGGGGTGACTCAACTATCTCAAGACGGAGCTCTTCTATCCTCCCCTCTTTGATGTTAAGAACGATGTTGCCGTGCCCTTCAACCCTTGTTATATGTTTTATATTGATATCATGTGACATTATAGTTCCTTACAAAATATGGTTTGAAATGCACGCCCTGCTATATGTTAATAATTTCAAGTCCATTAAATATGTTAAGCTTCGACCTGATCTCTTCCAGTGAGTGTCCCTTTTCCATTAATATGTTAACAAGGGATTCAATATTAGGCGATGACGTAAGCCCCCGGCATCCTGCACATGGGTCCCTGAATGTCGGACATATTGCACCACACCCTGCGCGGGTCACGGAACCAAGACACCACTTTCCCTCTTCAACAAGACATACATTGCCCCTGGACCGGCACTCTACGCATACAGGATAGTCAGGAAGCCTTGGTTGTATCCCGAGGAGCAATGACTGCACAAACCTCAGGAACTCCCCTTTATCTATTGGACAACCCGGAATAACAAAATCTACCGGGACTATATCCTTAATCCTTTTTGTCAGCATAGTATCAGAGAAAAGGTCACTCCTCCCGTAAACAGCCGGGAGCCATGAGTCCTGGGGGTGAAGGTTCTTTAAGGCATTTACCCCGCCAAGGTCTGCGCAAGCGCCAAAGGCAACCAGTACCTTTGCCTTTTCCCTTATCTCTTTTAACTCCTCAATATCAGACTCCCTTGTAATGGATCCCTCTATAAAGGCAATCTCATAGTCGTCCCGTTTTTCGTCAATCGCCTCCCTGAAGTTGACGATCTCTATAAAACCTAACAGGGTTGGCAGCTCCTCTTCGAGGTTCAGTACCTGGAGCTGGCAACCCTCACAGCTTGAAAAGCTGAAAAATGCGACTTTTGGTTTCATACGAAAATAACCTTTCAAATCCCCCTTTTCTAAAGGGGGGAACCTGATTTCCCCCTTTGAAAAAGGGGGATTAAGGAGGATTTTATCGCTACATTGCTTCCTGCAGTTTCCTTGCGTCCCTGTAAGACAGAACAGGCCCATTCTGGCACAGATAAATCCCGTTTATCTGACAATGTCCGCACTTCCCTATGCCGCAGCGCATCCTTCTCTCAAATGACATGAATATATTTCCCTCAAAGATACCCTTTGAAAGGAGCTCAGCGACAACAAACCGGTACATAACCGGAGGCCCAACTACTGCCGCAATAGTGTTCAGGGGGTCTACATCAACATATTTAAACAAACCCGTAATAACTCCAACATGCCTTGTCCAGTTTGTCTCTGCAAGATCAACCGCGATATATGTATCTACAGAAGAATCATTCTCCCACTTCATTACCTCTTCTTTAAATAAAATGTCCTGCGGCCTCTTTGCGCCAATCAGGATCGTGACCTTTCCATACTTCCATCTGTGATGGATGACATAATTTATCAGGGATCTGAGAGGTGCCAATCCGAGCCCGCCGGCAACTATCAGTATGTCTTTACCGTGGATTCTCTCTAATGGGAATCCATTACCGAATGGCCCCCGTATCCCGATACTGTCATGTAATGAGAGTTTGTGAACAGCCCCTGTAAGATTCCCTGCTGAACGGATACAAAGCTCAAATGTCTCACCCGAGTCAAGTGGGGAAGAGGTAATTGAAATAGGGGCCTCACCTATGCCGAATATCGAAAAAATGACAAACTGGCACGGTCTGTACTGAAGACTTCCACCTTCATTCATCCTGATGGTAAATAGTTTTTCCTTGTCCGTCAGTTGTCTTATATCAACAATCGTAGCAGGTCTTGGTAATAGATTAGATCTCTCCATGCCCCTTTTTCCTTTCCATGACATGGTTAAAAATATCAATGATGCTTATATCTGCTATACAGTGCTCAATGCACCTGCCACATCCTACACACCCCGACCTTCCGAACCTCTTTTTAAGATAGACCTCTTTCTTAAAAACCCTGTGCCTCACCCTTTCTGCAGCACTATCCCGGAAATTCTCACCGGAGGCAACCTGACAGAAACTTTGTATCTGACAACCATCCCATCTCCTGTACCTTACTCCCATTTCCATATCAGGACATACCTCATCCACGACATCAAAACAGTAACAGGTAGGACACACAATTACGCAGGCCCCGCACGAAAGGCATTTCTTGCCCTCAGCCTCCCATATGGCATCGTCATATTCATCCTTCAGGACATGTGAAAGCCGGTTAATATCTCCATGAATCTTCTTCTTAAATGCAGAATCCCTCTCCCAGTTGGTCTTCGATAAGTCTGTCTGGTCAGAGTACCCTGCCTTGATAAAGACATTACTCTTCTCTATGATTGTATTTCCAATATCAGTAGCAGCAGTGACATAAAACCTGTTCCCTAAATCTGTAAAAAGGATATCAAAACCTTTATCTGCCTTGTGATAACCCTTGTCATAGCAAAGTATATTCTCCCTGCACGGACAGGAACAGTCATAGCCGATTATTATGGACGACCTCCTTCTCGCAAGATAATTCGTATCCGCAGGTTCTTCGGCAAGTACCTCATCCATTATGTTTATGGCATTAATATCACAGGGATGAACAAATAAAAGCGCCTGATTGCGGAAGGCATTAACCGGTTTAGCCTCCGTGAGGTCGCTAAGTTTAAACCGCAGCAGAACTTCATTGTTAGGATAAATCCATTTTATCGGGGGGAGGATTGTCGTGTCATAATTATACACTATCCTGGAAGGGTCATCTACCTGCTCAAATATATAACGGTTATCCTTCTCTACAGGTGCAATCACATCATAGTCTTTCAGGAGCTCAAGGATGAATTTCCCTACATCCCCATATTCAATAACTGCATCCATAAAAATTTCTCCGGAATTATTGCCTGAGAATTGGCAGCCCCCCGATGAACGATGTTAACATAATTCCACCATTCATCCCGG
This genomic interval from Nitrospirota bacterium contains the following:
- the hydE gene encoding [FeFe] hydrogenase H-cluster radical SAM maturase HydE, which translates into the protein MCYAIPGKVLEINNNTALIEYFGEKKTALVDAGNINVGDYVYAQGGFIVEALEPEEAHGILDEWEEIFFKLKDRDEFLAGKSSPLVRCDTDIGRIISKGEEGAELSRGEVLTLLRCRDRDELNLLYSSANRVRQKVHKNSSCVHGIIEFSNICKNDCAYCGIRLDNDRIERYRMTADEIIDTAASSAEESGFRAFVLQSGEDGYYTTERLSEIIRGIKDKHGVLVFLSIGERDEESYRKLYEAGARGVLLRFETSNRDIYSKLHSTLNYEDRLRTLNAIRDTGYIISTGSLIGLPGQSEEDLLNDILLARSFGTEMYSFGPFIAHPQTPLASVRTTDLDTMLKVIAVTRLVHHDGNILVTSAVETLFGREGAERALMAGGNSMMINLTPDRYRKLYSIYPGKGEKGKDIKDRISETISLLYSLGRAPTDIGMTGGATEHDVKVNARITKDDEKIPLNPLFSKGETFPPLERGGKACPELVEGGGFERLFSNEIDIILHRTRNASNKEVESIIEKAKCLTGLTPEETAILLQCKDKGLTELLYSTAEEVKKAIYGNRLVLFAPLYLTSKCVNNCLY
- a CDS encoding cyclic nucleotide-binding domain-containing protein, with translation MISLDDLKRIEFFSDLADDEIKLIQGICREENYHAGDYIIVEDAPADNLYILKNGKVSIDIKVGNGKYLSVFTVSRFAEPFGWSAIVEPYKSTAAARSVVDSTVFSVDRRKLMDIIEKDYHMGFLVMRRVAKIISERVRETRLQLVHTFYG
- a CDS encoding hydrogenase maturation protease; translation: MSEDRLLIIGLGNPLMGDDGAGIEIVNELMRSDLPECVDLIDGGTPGVGLIDLMSGYERVIVVDAVKVEGGMFSEVPVMRLQHCNPELVSGSQTKRAGNNTEKSSGQRFGMTRDKDNCSLHETELSSVVRLMQTLGMTIPEISIVGINAVNLAPGIGLSQECRRLIPQAVNLIKEAVEQVGRADLMLPESGGYKS
- a CDS encoding Ni/Fe hydrogenase subunit alpha; this encodes MSHDINIKHITRVEGHGNIVLNIKEGRIEELRLEIVESPRFFEVMLLGRNILEAPPITSRICGICAISHTTVSIKACEDALGIIPSENVVLLRKILLHAELLQSHILHIYLLVAPDLFGEGSVIPLAASHPDIIKRGLRLKKAANDICKVLVGRHIHPIGMVVGGFTKPPASKDLAEVRRILEGMIPDMEETVRFFEEHRMPEFNRPTKYCSIRNEDEYALYDGLLYAKDNPQLEVQRYKEFINENVVTYSTAKQVRSGDSSIMVGALARLNNNYASISEKAKEAAERLGFVPPCTNPFMNNIGQVIECVHSIYDSLKILDILDANLSSAPFSPPFSGTDLKSVPGNGNEGKGFGVVEAPRGSLYHEYGIDDKGIIRSANCIIPTAQNLLNIEKDIEAMVPSILEMPKSDIEKRLEMLVRAYDPCISCSTHFLEVKFIE
- a CDS encoding NADH:ubiquinone oxidoreductase — its product is MKPKVAFFSFSSCEGCQLQVLNLEEELPTLLGFIEIVNFREAIDEKRDDYEIAFIEGSITRESDIEELKEIREKAKVLVAFGACADLGGVNALKNLHPQDSWLPAVYGRSDLFSDTMLTKRIKDIVPVDFVIPGCPIDKGEFLRFVQSLLLGIQPRLPDYPVCVECRSRGNVCLVEEGKWCLGSVTRAGCGAICPTFRDPCAGCRGLTSSPNIESLVNILMEKGHSLEEIRSKLNIFNGLEIINI
- a CDS encoding FAD/NAD(P)-binding protein, with the protein product MSWKGKRGMERSNLLPRPATIVDIRQLTDKEKLFTIRMNEGGSLQYRPCQFVIFSIFGIGEAPISITSSPLDSGETFELCIRSAGNLTGAVHKLSLHDSIGIRGPFGNGFPLERIHGKDILIVAGGLGLAPLRSLINYVIHHRWKYGKVTILIGAKRPQDILFKEEVMKWENDSSVDTYIAVDLAETNWTRHVGVITGLFKYVDVDPLNTIAAVVGPPVMYRFVVAELLSKGIFEGNIFMSFERRMRCGIGKCGHCQINGIYLCQNGPVLSYRDARKLQEAM
- a CDS encoding 4Fe-4S dicluster domain-containing protein; this translates as MDAVIEYGDVGKFILELLKDYDVIAPVEKDNRYIFEQVDDPSRIVYNYDTTILPPIKWIYPNNEVLLRFKLSDLTEAKPVNAFRNQALLFVHPCDINAINIMDEVLAEEPADTNYLARRRSSIIIGYDCSCPCRENILCYDKGYHKADKGFDILFTDLGNRFYVTAATDIGNTIIEKSNVFIKAGYSDQTDLSKTNWERDSAFKKKIHGDINRLSHVLKDEYDDAIWEAEGKKCLSCGACVIVCPTCYCFDVVDEVCPDMEMGVRYRRWDGCQIQSFCQVASGENFRDSAAERVRHRVFKKEVYLKKRFGRSGCVGCGRCIEHCIADISIIDIFNHVMERKKGHGEI